From the genome of Candidatus Neomarinimicrobiota bacterium, one region includes:
- a CDS encoding DUF3179 domain-containing protein — protein MYVRKFDNKVHSFGVSGKLWRDALVMYDRETNSYWSHVTGKALKGKYEGKQLKALPVQHLKWKEWKKAYPDSKILVKSRFTTRSSYDRYNRSRKRLGIFGTVNFDKRLDGKDVVFGLVIDDLPIVFPHKYFTNTNHVNYSIENQNILAVYSKDAETVTVFDRLVDDRVLTFESAESIDTHYLRDRETGTLWDGLTGNGLKGELKGKKLKQLVGTQAFWFGWRGFYPRTIIWNPSG, from the coding sequence GGCGTGACGCACTTGTTATGTACGACAGGGAAACGAATAGTTACTGGAGCCACGTTACCGGTAAAGCCCTGAAAGGTAAGTATGAAGGGAAACAGCTTAAAGCCCTGCCCGTCCAACATCTAAAATGGAAAGAGTGGAAAAAAGCGTATCCGGATTCAAAAATACTGGTTAAAAGCCGTTTTACAACAAGATCGAGTTATGACAGGTATAACAGATCGCGGAAACGACTCGGAATTTTCGGCACTGTGAATTTCGACAAGAGATTAGACGGCAAAGACGTCGTATTCGGTCTGGTGATTGATGATCTCCCTATAGTTTTTCCCCATAAATATTTTACGAATACAAATCATGTAAATTACTCGATTGAAAACCAGAACATTCTTGCGGTCTATTCTAAAGACGCAGAGACGGTCACTGTATTTGACCGCCTTGTAGATGATAGGGTGCTCACATTCGAGAGTGCGGAATCTATTGACACACATTACTTACGAGACAGGGAGACAGGTACGCTCTGGGACGGATTGACCGGAAATGGTCTCAAGGGGGAGTTAAAAGGGAAAAAGCTGAAGCAGTTGGTCGGTACACAGGCTTTCTGGTTCGGATGGAGGGGATTTTACCCGAGGACCATCATCTGGAACCCTTCGGGTTAG